The following proteins come from a genomic window of Candidatus Bathyarchaeota archaeon:
- a CDS encoding ARMT1-like domain-containing protein translates to MKVEIECLSCIIHRGYLEIAEATKNPDLQFKAASALLEYMAKEFKPDAVAAVLGTVRDRIIKQISSNLDVYAERKRASNQVALRLLPSIKNLIEKETSQEKRFRKACLAAIVGNIIEFDIPEHEVNLNQLEQLIVDAEKDLAIDEILEIYEEAKKTSSILFLTDNAGEIAFDKLLVSKLKQLSAKVIVVVKDGPILNDATLEDAKAVSMYDVADAVITTGADAVGMPLPEERSEEFIKAYDEADFVIAKGMGYVETLTEIKLKQPLAFLLRTKCNPVARYFRVSRGKNVAKLVKP, encoded by the coding sequence TTGAAAGTTGAAATTGAGTGCCTCTCGTGTATAATTCACCGTGGCTACTTAGAGATCGCAGAAGCCACAAAAAACCCTGACTTGCAATTTAAAGCAGCATCAGCGCTTCTCGAATATATGGCAAAAGAGTTTAAACCAGACGCTGTTGCGGCTGTTCTTGGAACAGTCCGCGATCGAATAATCAAACAAATTTCCAGCAACCTTGATGTATATGCGGAAAGAAAACGTGCCAGTAATCAAGTAGCTTTAAGGTTGCTCCCTTCAATCAAAAACCTCATCGAAAAAGAAACTTCGCAAGAGAAAAGATTCAGAAAGGCTTGTTTGGCTGCGATTGTTGGCAATATTATTGAATTCGACATTCCAGAACATGAAGTTAATCTTAACCAACTAGAGCAATTAATTGTCGACGCTGAAAAAGACTTGGCAATTGATGAAATATTGGAAATCTACGAAGAAGCCAAGAAAACTAGCAGTATTCTTTTTTTAACTGATAATGCGGGCGAAATCGCCTTTGACAAACTCTTAGTTAGCAAATTAAAGCAGCTTAGTGCAAAAGTTATAGTTGTAGTGAAAGATGGCCCTATTTTGAATGATGCTACTTTAGAGGATGCTAAGGCTGTTAGCATGTATGACGTAGCTGATGCTGTTATTACGACTGGTGCTGATGCCGTCGGGATGCCTTTACCAGAAGAACGCTCGGAAGAGTTTATCAAGGCTTATGATGAAGCTGACTTTGTGATTGCTAAGGGTATGGGATACGTTGAAACGCTTACGGAGATAAAATTGAAACAGCCCCTTGCTTTCTTGTTGAGAACAAAGTGTAACCCAGTCGCTCGATACTTCAGGGTTTCGCGAGGCAAAAATGTGGCTAAACTAGTGAAGCCTTAA
- the tpiA gene encoding triose-phosphate isomerase: protein METLWTPLILVNLKTYIEGTGKKALELAEKAEKVSNETDACIGLAPQYTDIAQLAKTVSLPIFAQHIDPIKPGSFTGHVLPEAVKEAGAVGTLISHSERRLKLAEIDAAIRRAKELNLVSVICTNNASVSVSAATLKPDFIAIEPPELIGTGIPVSKAKPEIVTETVKLVKKVNSEVPILCGAGITRGDDVAAALKLGTKGVLVASGIVKAKNPYKMLLEFAYAITTA, encoded by the coding sequence TGGACACCATTAATTCTAGTAAACTTGAAAACCTACATAGAGGGCACAGGAAAAAAGGCTTTGGAATTAGCTGAGAAAGCTGAGAAAGTCAGCAACGAAACAGATGCATGTATTGGGCTTGCCCCCCAATATACCGACATAGCTCAGCTTGCCAAAACAGTTTCTCTGCCAATTTTCGCTCAGCACATTGATCCAATAAAACCAGGCAGTTTCACTGGTCACGTTTTGCCAGAGGCAGTAAAAGAAGCGGGGGCAGTAGGAACACTTATCAGCCACTCGGAACGACGTTTAAAACTGGCGGAAATAGACGCTGCCATCAGAAGAGCTAAAGAGCTTAATTTGGTTTCAGTGATCTGCACTAACAACGCAAGCGTAAGTGTCTCAGCCGCAACATTAAAACCAGATTTTATAGCGATTGAGCCTCCCGAGCTTATCGGAACGGGCATACCAGTGTCAAAAGCCAAACCTGAAATTGTCACTGAAACTGTGAAGCTTGTTAAGAAGGTAAACTCGGAAGTTCCCATTCTTTGCGGTGCTGGTATTACTAGAGGTGATGATGTGGCTGCTGCGTTGAAGCTTGGCACAAAAGGGGTTCTTGTTGCAAGTGGCATCGTAAAAGCAAAAAATCCATACAAAATGCTCTTGGAATTTGCTTATGCCATAACTACAGCCTAG